The following are from one region of the Bradyrhizobium septentrionale genome:
- a CDS encoding ABC transporter permease subunit, protein MSAELFSLFYQFADVFAFLILSAAGLAIVFGMMGVINMAHGEFIMCGAYVTVGLVNLGVPLPIAQILAALTAGIIGMIVEFLIVRRFYKRPLDSLLATWGLSLIVTQSMLLIVGSAVRGIGTPEGSFAIGGYTFSTYRLVLFGCAVAVLAGLYIIFMKTRFGVIARATMQNAAMAKALGARTGRIYSISFGIGTALAGLCGALYAPTMTLIPTMGATFVVESFVTVVIGGANVLLGTAPAAVFLAMIRMALNASYGQIIGQIGMLFAVILIIRVLPEGLSSVLVRRGR, encoded by the coding sequence ATGTCGGCTGAACTCTTCTCGTTATTCTATCAGTTCGCCGACGTCTTCGCGTTCCTGATCCTGTCGGCTGCAGGCCTTGCCATCGTGTTCGGCATGATGGGCGTCATCAACATGGCGCATGGCGAGTTCATCATGTGCGGCGCCTATGTGACCGTGGGGCTCGTGAACCTCGGCGTGCCGCTTCCGATCGCCCAGATTCTGGCCGCACTGACCGCGGGGATCATCGGCATGATTGTCGAGTTCCTGATCGTCCGCCGCTTCTACAAGCGTCCGCTCGATTCACTGCTCGCAACCTGGGGCCTCAGCCTGATCGTGACGCAGTCGATGCTGTTGATCGTCGGTTCCGCGGTGCGCGGCATCGGAACGCCCGAAGGAAGTTTTGCGATCGGGGGCTACACGTTCTCGACTTACCGACTTGTGCTGTTCGGCTGTGCGGTGGCGGTGCTGGCCGGCCTCTACATCATCTTCATGAAGACGCGCTTCGGGGTGATCGCGCGCGCAACGATGCAGAACGCGGCCATGGCGAAGGCGCTTGGCGCGCGCACGGGGCGCATCTATTCCATCAGCTTCGGGATCGGCACGGCGCTCGCGGGGCTGTGCGGCGCGCTGTACGCGCCGACCATGACGCTGATCCCGACCATGGGCGCGACCTTCGTGGTCGAGAGCTTCGTCACCGTGGTGATCGGCGGCGCCAATGTCCTGCTCGGAACCGCGCCGGCGGCGGTGTTCCTGGCGATGATCAGGATGGCGCTGAATGCGAGTTATGGCCAGATCATCGGGCAGATCGGCATGCTGTTTGCCGTCATCCTGATCATACGTGTGTTGCCTGAGGGACTATCCAGCGTGCTGGTTCGCCGTGGCCGCTAG